Within candidate division KSB1 bacterium, the genomic segment ATGGAGTTGCAAAATCGGGTATTCTGGTGACATTCGAAGTTTTCAAAGGTCCCAATTTAGGCCAAACCGGTTCCGGCACCAGTCCAACCAATGGCAGTGGCCAAGCCACATTTATTTATACCAGCAACGGTACGGCTGGCACGGATTCCATTGTAGCAAGCGGTTCGATTGATGGCGTACCCTTTGAATGTTTTGCCCAGAAAGTTTGGGTAGATAATATGTGTACTTTGGAGGCAGAAACGGATACGAATCAAGTCGGTACGGATCATACATTGACTGTAACTATAAAACAGGATGGAGTTGCAAAATCGGGTATTCCGGTGACTTTCGAAGTTTTCAAAGGTCCCAATTTAGGCCAAACCGGTTCCGGCACCAGTCCAACCAATGGCAGTGGCCAAGCTACATTTATTTATACCAGCAATGGTACGGCTGGCACAGATTCCATCAAAGCAACCGGTTCGATTGATGGTGTTCCTTTTGAATGTTTTGCCCAGAAAGTTTGGGTAGATAATATGTGCACATTAACACCGGCAACGGATCAGAATCAAATTGGCACAGATCATACGATAACAGCAATTGTTTTACTGGATGAAAATCCTGTTCCGGGAATCCCAATTTCTTTCACCATCTTTAAAGGTCCTAATGCCTCTGGAATTGTAATAGAAATAACCGATGCCAACGGCGAGGCGGAATTTACTTATACCGGTAATGGCGGCGTCGGAACGGATTCGATCAAAGCCAGTGGTACCATTAATGGCGTTCAGTTCGAGTGTCTGGCAGAAAAGAAATGGGTTATTGCTCAAAACATTAATGATGAGATTTCGGTGGCATTCCAATTTCCATTCTATAATCAAGTCACCAACCAGTTCCAATTTGAAGTGAAGCTGATAAATAGTTCAGATATGATTCTCTTCGCACCGTTTTTTGTCGAGTTCGAAACAATCATTTCAATACCAGAAGGTCACCCGATAACTGTGGATAATGCGGATCGTGGCGGAGATGGTGTAGGCGCTGTGTATGACTACAGTAATTCTTTAGGAGGAGATGGCCAACTGGATCCGGGTGAAATGACATCCTTCAAAGTGTGGAGATTTAATGATCCGGACATGGTGAATTTCTTTATTTTTGCCAATGTATTTTCTTTTATTCCAAATGGCGCTCTAATAGCAAAAGCAAATGGTAACGAACCTTTTAGGTTTTTTTCGGATGTAAAGGGCGGAAATCTTGAGATTTCAAGAATCTCTACGGCGTTAAACGAACCTGATCCGTTTAAGATTCCGACAGATTTCGGTTTGCAGCAAAACTATCCAAATCCGTTTAACCCGGAAACTACAATACGATACCAGCTTCCTAAAACATCTGAAGTGAAAATAAACATCTACAATCTGCAAGGTCAACTGGTCCGTACTTTAGTGAATGATAGTAAAGAAGCCGGATTTTATCAGGTAGTTTGGGATGCTAAAAATAATACTGGTAATGGGGTTCCAAGCGGTGTTTATTTGTATCGCATCCAGGCTGGTGCTTATATGGAAGTGCGAAAGTTGATGCTGTTGAGGTAAAGACGGCAGACGTGAAACGGCAAACGGCAGACGGAGAAAACCACAGAGGCACAGAGGCGCAAAGTAACAAAGTGGCAAAGGTACAAAGTGAAAAGTGCCGGCGAATGGGAGAATGGACAAAAGAAGAAGGAGAACGTGAGAATTGGGAGAATGGAAAAAGAAGAAGGAGAACGTGAGAATTGGGAGAATGGAAAAAGAAGAAGGAGAACGTGAGAATTGGGGGAATCTAAGATAGGTTGATCCGGATAAAAAGTGGAATGATCAATCTAATCTTTGTTTTTGATTTTTGGAATTTTCTCTCATCGGAATGGAGTTACTTCTTTCATGTTCCGGAATCTGGCATACGGAATCCAGCATCAACCATCAAATATCAGACGCAATTCGATTCCCTAATTCCCAAGCTCCTATTTCAAATTTATCATATCCTACTTAATTACCACGATCAAACCAGGATAATTCTCGCTGACGATTATTGATATACCGGAAAAACAGTCGGTCACTACTGGTTGGTACTTTGGTAAATTCAAGCGCGCAGGCAATTTCATTCGTAAGAAATTCAGTTACAATTCGTCTAACAATACCGCTCGCAACAGCAACGCCTACCTGGGGAAGATAAAAGTTCATATCAAGTATATGAGTACCTGTTGTTGGTTTCATCCTAAGTTCCGGTAATTTTAAGGCCACTCCTCCGAGACTGATATCTATCACCTGTAACTTGTTAAATTCCCGGCCATTTAATTTGATATTGCTTAGCACAGGATTGCCCATAGCCGGGTTTACCCGTATGTATTTTCGTCTTTCTTGTTCTTTATCGGCAACCAGCATTTTTTTCCTCCTTTTTAGGTTAATGTTGGTAAGATTTTCCTGTTTCAAATTTCGTGTAAGGTTAATTATTTGGAAAACTGCGCAAAAAAACTTAAACTTACAAACACCGTGCCGTTTGGTGATTTTGGCTAGTTTGAGGTTAAAAACCAGGAAAAATATTATTCGGAATGGGCGAATTTAATCCAGGATTCGTTTGAACTGAACAAATTCAAAGCAGTGAGTTTGGGTGTGAAATATTTTCTGCTATTAATTCTTCTTTATTATTTGGAATATATTCGTTCATAGTCTTAGAGAATTCGAGGCTGAATACTTACCAAGATTACCAAAACCTAGTAATTCAACGCTACATTTAATATGACTTAGACGTTTTCTTTAATAATCCTGCTCATCTAGTTGATCCTGTCTAACCATTTGTCGAACCTTGCACCTTTCCAACAAATCTCAGGAAAACATACATAGCAATAATCCCAATAGGTATTAAGATGAGCGGACTAATACCGAAACCGGCCGGCAGATAGCCAAACAATATTCCCGCGAATGCCGCCATTAATGCGTATGGAATTTGTGTTCTTACATGGTCGATATGATCTGCGCCAGAGGCCATCGATGACATAATGGTCGTATCCGAAATGGGTGAAGAATGATCGCCAAAGACAGAACCGGAAAGGACAGCGGCTACGGTTGCAACCAGGATTGTCGAACCTAGTTCTGCGGAAAGGCCGGCATCTATGGACATTTGATGAGATAAAGGCACGACAAGCGGGGTGAGTATTGCCATTGTAGCCCAGGATGTTCCCGTTGCAAATGCAATAACCGCAGCTATAATGAAGGTTAAAACCGGCAAAAAGTGGGGAGTGAACAATCCCTTGGTTGCCTGCACAATATATCCGGCTGTGTTTAAATCCTTACAGATGGCGCCAATCGACCAGGCGAGTATTAAAATTACGATTGCCAATAACATTGCCTTCATTCCTGTGAGCCATGCTTCTATTGTTTCTGTCATAGTCAATATTTTTTGACTCATGGCCATGGCACCGGCAACAAAAACGCTCACGGCGGTGCCCCACATTAATGCGGCAAATGGGTCTGCCGCACCGATTATTTGAATGATACTCGATGAACCGGCTTCGTTTGCCAGGGATAGATAACCACTATAATAGAGCCCGGCAAAAGAAACCACAATCATAACTAAAATCGGAACGATTGCATTATACCAGCGCAATGGTATACCGTCTTTATCTTTTTCAATTTCCATCTCCTGGGTATTAGAAAGCGGAACTGCTCCATCCCGCAAAACCGCACCGGTTTCGGTAACCCTTGTTTCGGCGGTTAGCATACTGCCAAAGTCTCTGCCGGTGTAGCCAATCAGGAAAACGGCAGCCATGGTAAAAATGCTGTAAAACGAATAGCCAATGCTGCGGAAAAAAATGAAATATCCGTCCCCATCCATTCCATTTGCTCTTAATGCATCGTCGATTAAACCGCTTTGGAATCCCACCCAGGTGGAAATAATTGCGATACTTGCGATAGGCGCTGCGGTTGAATCGACAATGTAAGACAGCTTTTCTCGTGAAATCCTTAACTTATCGGTAAGAGGGCGCATGGTATTGCCAACCACGAGGGTATTGGCATAATCATCGAAAAAGATGAAAATACCCATTGCCCAGGTTGCAACCTGGCCGCTTCTCCTGGTTTTTGCATATTTTGATAATGACTGTACGATACCAGCCATCCCGCCGCACTTTGACATAATTCCCACCATGCCGCCGAGCAATAAACTAAAAACAATAACCGGAGTGTGAGACGGATCGGCGATGGCGCCGATTACATATTGATCCAACGAACGCAAAAAGCCGATAATGGGCTGATAACCATTGAGAAAGATCGCCCCGAGCAAAATTCCAAAGAATAAAGATAACACTACTTGC encodes:
- a CDS encoding T9SS type A sorting domain-containing protein, with the translated sequence GVAKSGILVTFEVFKGPNLGQTGSGTSPTNGSGQATFIYTSNGTAGTDSIVASGSIDGVPFECFAQKVWVDNMCTLEAETDTNQVGTDHTLTVTIKQDGVAKSGIPVTFEVFKGPNLGQTGSGTSPTNGSGQATFIYTSNGTAGTDSIKATGSIDGVPFECFAQKVWVDNMCTLTPATDQNQIGTDHTITAIVLLDENPVPGIPISFTIFKGPNASGIVIEITDANGEAEFTYTGNGGVGTDSIKASGTINGVQFECLAEKKWVIAQNINDEISVAFQFPFYNQVTNQFQFEVKLINSSDMILFAPFFVEFETIISIPEGHPITVDNADRGGDGVGAVYDYSNSLGGDGQLDPGEMTSFKVWRFNDPDMVNFFIFANVFSFIPNGALIAKANGNEPFRFFSDVKGGNLEISRISTALNEPDPFKIPTDFGLQQNYPNPFNPETTIRYQLPKTSEVKINIYNLQGQLVRTLVNDSKEAGFYQVVWDAKNNTGNGVPSGVYLYRIQAGAYMEVRKLMLLR
- a CDS encoding PilZ domain-containing protein, with protein sequence MLVADKEQERRKYIRVNPAMGNPVLSNIKLNGREFNKLQVIDISLGGVALKLPELRMKPTTGTHILDMNFYLPQVGVAVASGIVRRIVTEFLTNEIACALEFTKVPTSSDRLFFRYINNRQRELSWFDRGN
- a CDS encoding Na+/H+ antiporter NhaC family protein; the protein is MLRKKTLLISCFFLPFNLVHATEKIDHLIIDSPSVVLANIPFTVTISAMDQFGNVISDFSDTLNSEGIWQKNNGTITKLDRIGPFVNGKYIIENVVISQLGNQNFQFRFNELQNDQGFYVLPGILSIFPPILAIFLALILRQVVLSLFFGILLGAIFLNGYQPIIGFLRSLDQYVIGAIADPSHTPVIVFSLLLGGMVGIMSKCGGMAGIVQSLSKYAKTRRSGQVATWAMGIFIFFDDYANTLVVGNTMRPLTDKLRISREKLSYIVDSTAAPIASIAIISTWVGFQSGLIDDALRANGMDGDGYFIFFRSIGYSFYSIFTMAAVFLIGYTGRDFGSMLTAETRVTETGAVLRDGAVPLSNTQEMEIEKDKDGIPLRWYNAIVPILVMIVVSFAGLYYSGYLSLANEAGSSSIIQIIGAADPFAALMWGTAVSVFVAGAMAMSQKILTMTETIEAWLTGMKAMLLAIVILILAWSIGAICKDLNTAGYIVQATKGLFTPHFLPVLTFIIAAVIAFATGTSWATMAILTPLVVPLSHQMSIDAGLSAELGSTILVATVAAVLSGSVFGDHSSPISDTTIMSSMASGADHIDHVRTQIPYALMAAFAGILFGYLPAGFGISPLILIPIGIIAMYVFLRFVGKVQGSTNG